The Syngnathus acus unplaced genomic scaffold, fSynAcu1.2, whole genome shotgun sequence genome includes the window CCgctaaaatgtccaaaatgagCAACCAAATTGGggggagtgtgtgtggtgagaggaatgaatggagtgagagtgtgtgtggtgaGAGGAATGAATGGAATGAGGTTGAAGGATTGTATGCTGATGTGGAAGCGCAAATTGTGAGTGGATTTGACCGAAAAGAAGTTGCAAAGGAGCGCATGAAACACAGAAAAGTCTTCGTGAAATTGGAAGCTGACAAATTGTTTCAGGGCTTCCCAACAGCTTGGGACATGGAACGCCTGGCAAGGCAATTGCAGAAAAAAGAGTGTGTGGTGTTGAAAGGAAAGCTTGACCTAGAGGTTGAGAAAAAAGGCGCCGACTGGCGCAAGCGCAGGTTGCTAGAGAAGCACATTagggaaaaagaggaagagcggCGCTCTCTGCACAATTTGGCGACAGCTGCAACAGCTTTGTTCGCTACTCAAAAGAAAATTCCCGTAGAACATGCAGAGAGTGAGAGAAGAGCAGAGAAGGTAGAGAAAGTGGTGAAAATAGACGAGGAAAGGAATGAATACAAGGGCATTTATCCATCTTTGCATGATGTGACACACCCGAGTGCCCCCACACTCGGAGTGACCAATGTTGGACCGCCGCCGTACGGCGCCCCCGGAGTGATGGCTCCGGTGGTGACGTTGGGTGGCCGGATGGTGTTGGATGTTGAGGGCGAAGGCGAAAGGGCAGATCAGAGCATTGTGCAGCTGATTGAACAAGCAGTAAATAAAGAGAGGCGCCGGGCCCGGGAGGGGGATATAGCCCACGTGGTCACATCCACCCCCGGCCCGAGCCCCCACTCCTCCAACGTGACGAAAGGAGAAAGTTGGCAGAGACTTAGTGCTGAAAATGAGGagctaaagaaaaaagttgaTCAAGCTGAGGAGCAGCGTAGACTGGAAATGCAGATGTTGAAATGGGCAACAGAAAAAGTGAGACGAGAAGACGCAAAGGGCGAGCGGAGACAGAAAGAGCTTCCACAGTGTGATAGCAgcgagggggagggggaagaTAACGTTGTAATGCAACAGAGGAAAATGTTACAGTACGCGAATCAGGATAGTAGAAAGAGGTACAggcagggagagaaagagatgCGGAAAGGATACAATTTGCGGAGTGGTCAGGGTCAGATGACGCAGACCGAGGGgcagaaaaatgaattaatgtgTCCGCTGGTGACCACACCAGGCGGCCAGCACTACGAGCCTATGGTGCTCCGTGATGTGACTGcgatgatggaaaaaatgccCCCACTTCACAGAGGAGGTAAAGTGTGGCTGAACAAATTTTTGGCTCTGATGAGTGGGCAGAGCTGTACACTCGGTGACATGCGTCAGACATTGGCAGGAGCATGCTCTCTAGTACAATTGCAGGCGATTGAGGAAGCAGCAGGCACAGCGAGACTGGGGAGGGAGGTGCCCTTGCCACAAGTAGCAGCGCCCctgtttgaaaacattaaattgaCTTTCCCACAACCCACCGATCTGGCCCCCACTATGTTTCCTTatgatgtgaaaatgtcaccagCACAGCATTATGTAACATGTGTGGAAAGTTGGATTGAAACTACAGGTCGTCATCCGGCTCTCTCGCCCGAGGCAGAGGTGCTCTTCCGGACGGCGCTAGTGGATGGACTTCCGCCAGACGTGAAGCAGCAGCTGATGTCAGACCCTGACATTCTGGTTTGTGCCGAAGCACGATTTAAACGTCATCTTTTGTATCACTGCAGAACGTTCACTGAGTCACAAGCTAAAGTTGAGAACGAGACAGACGCATTATCAAAACAGTTGCTGAAATTACAATTGGCAAAGATGCATGGTGAAGCTAAACAGTcaaaatcacagaaaaaggaaatgcaaatgtcacagGCTCCTCAGGTGGTTGGGCGCGGGAGGGGCCAGTTCCGGGGTGGATACAGAGGCCGGGGAGGGAGTGCACCCGCTTACCCGGGCAGGATGACATACCAACCCGACCCATCCAACGCATGCTTCATCTGCGGCGAAACCGATCATTGGGCAAGAGGATGCCCACAAAGTCGACCGCGCGGAGCCGCCCGCCCAGCCGGAGGCCCCCCACGCCAACCCGGGGCGCCGATGCAACAGGCAGCAACAGCTCCATTTGGTGGACGGCCCTGGCAACAGCCACAAACACACGGAGGTCAGTACTACCAACATGATGATCTCTGGTGTGGACAATTTGAATAGGGCTGCCCGGGAAGCCAGAGAAGCAGTGGCGCGGCGGAGCCAATGCTTCATGTGACAGTGGAGGGAAAACCTGTGCAGATGCTGGTGGACACAGGAGCAACTTATTCATCAATAAACACTGCCCTACCTGTATCCTCactgtcaaagaaaacaacaactttagtCGGCTTTTCGGGACAACCACGAACTCTGCCTTTTACCAAACCACTTGAGACGGTGATCACCCAGACGGGGTGTAGACTGTGGCACAAATATATCCATTCTACAGACACTCCGATCAATTTGATGGGGAGGGATTTGCTGTCAGCCGTTGAAGCTAAAATCCTGTGTGGGCCGGAGGGAGTGATAATTCAATTTCCAAATGGTGTCAGCATTCCGTGCTCACAGCAGCTACAACAACATGGCCAGTGGCTGATGGCGCCCCTACAGACAGAAGCAGAAACTGCAACCATCTACTGGGCCAGGCTGGAGCCAGAAACCCCTGCTGGTGGCGGTGTGTTCTCGACCTACCTACTGTGGAAGCCCTGGATCTGCTCACTGGCGCCATACCACCCACCTGTTGATCCTTTGCATTGCACTCTATATTATGACCGAAAAAGTGATGATGTTTATCGGGATTTGTTTGAAGAAATTGAAGGGCACATGTGGGATTTAACTTCATCATGCATTTTGATTGGTAAAGAGGGAGTTGCAGCAGCTACTGAATTAACACCTGAACAAATGCAGTGgttcaaaatgacagaaaaagggGTACCACACATTTCGCTAGCTCTTGCCCCAGGTCATGAAGCCAGACAATTGGGCTCAATggtcaaacatttgttgctgCAAACCGACTGGCGGAAAACACACATCCCTAATTTGTATTGGTCAGAGTCTCAGAAAGCTTAccaaattaaacaacccaTGGTAGACTCAGGGCTGCTGGAGATGATGTTGGTATCTCGCACACATGGCAGGGAATTAACTGATCATGAGGACGCTGAAGTAATGCTCGCGGCCTTGCCCGACACCTTGTGGTCCCAAGGTCCATTTGATGTCGGGTTTTGTCACTCGATGGCCCCTATTGATCTCCAAATGGATGAGACGCAGCCTATCAAACGACCCCAATATCGTTGGCCGAGTGAGGCGGACCAAGGCATGGAAGACACTCTGTGCGGCCTCTGGGACGCAGGGGTGTTGGAAGTGTCATGCTCCGAATGGAACACCCCGTTAAGGCCAGTCCAAAAAGCAGATGGGAAAACATGGCGCATGGCACATGATTTGAGAGCAGTAAATGATGTCACTATAACTCCTGTTCTTCCCGTGCCAGACCCGCACCGAATCCTTGCATCATTGAACCCTGCCTATCAGTGGTTCACCGTAATTGATTTGGCTAATGCCTTCTTCTGCCTCCCGCTTTCCCCCTCAGTGCGGCACGTGTTCGCCTTCACTTACAAAGGGATGAAATTGCAATACACACGCATGCCGCAGGGATTCAAAAATTCGCCAGGATTGTTCAATCAGGTCCTCAAAGAACTCCTCGAACCATGCCAAATGCCGGATGGCACATTGTTGTTGCAATATGTCGATGATTTGTTGATTGCAGCAAAAGACGAGCAGACGTGTCTTGAAGGAACAAAGAAAGTGTTGTTGTGGTTAGGGGAGAAAGGGTTCAAGGTGTCAAGAAAGAAACTGCAATGCTGTCGCCAACAGGTCACTTTTCTGGGACGTGTGTTGACCCCTAGTGGCCTCGCCATGTCGCCTGAACATAGAAGCTCCATCCTCCGACACCCACGGCCCGCCACCGTCCAGGAGATGCTATCATTCCTGGGGTTGTGCGGCTACAGCAGACATTACATACCCTGTTTTGCTGACAAAACTGGTGTCCTACGGGCCCTGATCCGCGAACAGGGGGCGAGGAATCTCAGGGCTTGCCTGGTTTGGACACCGGAGGCTGCTGAGGTCTTTGTGTCACTGGTGCAGGAGCTGGCCTCTGCTGCGGCTTTGGCCACTCCTGACTACACTCTGCCCTTCCATCTAGATGTCTCTATTTCAGGGAAAGTTGTGAATGGAGCTCTGTACCAGAAAATGCAGCATGGACGTGCAGTGTTGATGTATTGCAGCGTCCCCTTGGACAACATTGAGCAACGACAACCCGATTGTTCCAGATATGCGGCTGGCCTGGCAAAGGTCTTACTCAAAACAGCCCACACGGTCATGGGGCATCCAGTTTATGTGTTAACTGATCATGCAGTGTCTTCATTTGTCGCATCGGCGGCGTTCACGTTGACTCCACTGCGACAAACACGGTTGTTGAAAATATTGACTGCCCCAAATGTCAACTATGTCCATTCCGGAGTGAACATGGCCGATCAATTGTTGGTGGGACCCCATGAGTGTGCATCAAAGGTCCAGACGGTGGCGAAAGTCCGACCTGACCTCTATTCGACTCCGCTCGGGCACGGTCGTGTGGTGTTCACAGATGGCTGCTGCTGGAGAGACAGGATGGGCTCCCTCCATGCGGCCGCGGCTGCGGTCGAGTGGAGGGATGGTTCCTTCCAGCCTCTTAAAGTGATGAAGCTCAACACCCACCCATCGGCCCAGGCGGCAGAAGTCTTTGCTCTGGTGTTAGCTTTACGACAATGCAAGGGGGAAGCCGTGACCATCTATTCTGACTCCGCTTATGCGGTGTCGGCGGCTTTACTCGATCTGGTGGGGTGGCTGCAGAATGGGTTCACGACGGCCAGGGGCTCGGAGATTGCGCACAAGGATTTgatgttgcatttgtttgagGCATTGAAGTACCCGAGCGAGGTGGCCATTGTCAAAGTGCCTGGTCACTCCAAAGCTGACACCTTAGTAGCTAGGGGGAATCGAGCGGCTGATGAATTGGCCAAGCAGACGGCCGGGTATGGCGGGGCAGAGGACATGATGGTGTCCCGCGGTCCACTAATTGTGGACGGGGAACACCCCGACTCCTGTTTGCCTCTGTCACTCTCGCATGCCGATCTGTGTGCCGCCCAGGGTGCCACGTCCCCGGAACAAAAATCGGTCACAAACAACATCATGTCTGAGCATCATTTAAACATCCGGTCCAAAAGACAAGTGACCGGGGTCACTCAGACACACCGGGGACACTGCGAACCGGTCCAATCATTTAAATGGGGGATCCAGGTTTGCATCCCTAAAAACGTGACAGTACAAATTATCATACCGTTTGAAAGTTTGGTGAACGGGCAGATTAGAGGACAGGATTATCGGGATTATGATTGGTATTTGACCAACGACTTGGTAAATAGGGGTTGGAAAGATCTGGTATGGGACACTAAAGATTGGTATAAGTCATGGGGGACTAGTGttcaagcaaaacaacatcagcaaatgataaaaggggaaaaaacgcAGACAGGCATCACCTTGTGGGTTAATGCTTCACACGATTTACATTTAGGAAGACGCACAGTAGGGTGCTGGGGTTTCCAGTTAAACATATATGTGTATAAATACCCGTATTGGCAGATGTTCCTCTGTCAAGGTGAGGATGCCAAACAAGAAGTATCTTTGAGTCCCTCAACAGACCCCCGAATTTTAGCGAAAGCGATTAGGAGCGTAGATGATTGGTTTCGGGTCACTACGGGAGTCACCGCTGTAAACAATAATTGGCTTTTGATGGCGGAACAAGCTGCTAATGCAACTGGTGAAGATTGTGTGGTTTGTCTCGAAGCAAGAGTAGTGTTAAAAATTGTTCCAGCTGCAATAGAATCAGCATGTGTTTTACAGGTGTTGACCCAGTCCAGGACCAGTGGCGATTGTTTGATTTATAATGATATTTTCCCAGTCGTGGGCTTGGAGAAAAGAAAGCCCATTTTTGATAGCCATGTGACTCAACAAAATATGACATGTTTAAAGTTAAAGGGAAACGGCATAAGTATTGGGACAATAGATCACACATGGTGCAggataaatttgtttttgaatgtcccctctcctctctctcgtgCAGACCTCTGGTTGTGGTGTGGTGACAACAAATTATATGATCGCTTGCCGAAGAATGCATCAGGTATCTGTGCCCTTGTGTCTTTGATAATGCCTGTGGTGGTTGTCCCCATTGAAATACAGAATCTCAATTGGAACATGGAGTTCCCATTGGCGGGGCTCCTAAGGCGAGCCAAAAGAGACGTTTTGCCCCCATGGTCCGACATATATTGACGCTATAGGAGTGCCCCGGGGTGTGCCAGATGAGTATAAACTCGTTAATCAAGTGTCCTCGGGATTCGAAAGCATTTTCTTATGGATCAcccccaataaaaatgttgaccgTATTAATTATATTCATTACAATGTCCAACGGCTGGGTAATTATACAGCTGAATCATTTGCAGCGGTCCATGAACAATTGGCCGCGACGTCATTGATGTCGTTCCAAAATAGAATTGCGTTGGACATGCTATTGGCTAAGGAACATGGTGTGTGCGGAATGTTCGGGGATGCATGTTGTACTTTCATCCCCAACAACACGGCACCAGGGGGCCGACTGACCCGGGCGTTGGAAGGACTAAGGATActgaataaaaagatgaaagatcATTCAGGTGTACGCACCGATATTTGGTCTGATTGGATGAAAACGTTCGGAAACTGGAAAGGCCTCATCATGTCTGTGCTGGTTGCTGTGGCTATTTTTACTACAATAATGATTttatgcggttgttgctgtattCCATGTATTAGATCACTCACTGTTCGGTTGATCGAGAAAACCGTTGGCCCGTTGTCACCGAAGGGCCAATATACCCTGGTGACTCAACAGGAGCCGCGGGGGGAAGAAAGGACCGACAGTGTGCTGGTCGCTGATTACTAGAGTAACTGGTGATGACCTCATAAATGAGGTCatgagagggaaaaaagggaaatgtgctttcggcagtttgcaaacatattttgttaagacagcgctagacttataatcatatcaatcatATCAGTAGTAGTGTACTCGTGTGGTGAttaataagtggaaaggaatgtgcaggctacaatgaatttgttctctacaaagtattgtggaacaggatgaccagacagggaggatatctcaaggccggtgaagaacaactcgtctttgtggtccagacacctgtgctgagcaGGGGTAAAACCCAAACCAGGAGGAGAcgaccatcgaccatcgaccatcgaccaatcaccacacaatattttgcatgcttgaatattcatattgtgtttctttaaaactgggcaacccggaagaatgtgttgtctttgatggTCACGAAGGCACACGAGTTTTTGTGTTAGGGACCCGAGACCCAGGCCtgtattagtttgctttgtcaggattaaacaattggtaaattcggcctaattgatctactggtcttctctttgacagaacgaactcgcagAATTGTtaggtgcgacagtgtgtAGATTTGGACGTAACAACtcttgtgttaagtgttgatcataatttggagtcagatcaatagctAAAATCCGTAACCTAAcacaacctaaccagagtgacgggagaggcaccatccagaaaacgtgctcagctcgtcgagaaaatgcgatttaagcaataaaacaaaaaatgcttataaaacataaaccaaacgttgcaggtggtcatttctgcatgcgcagtgataaactgggcactctgaagcccccaagagcgctttttactatgccaacctaaccagagtgacgggagaggcaccatccagaaaacgtgctcagctcgtcgagaaaatgcgatttaagcaataaaacaaaaaatgcttataaaacataaaccaaacgttgcaggtggtcatttctgcatgcgcagtgataaacccggcactctgaagcacccaagagcgctttttactagaaatagtgctcagctcgtcgagaaaatgcgctctaagcaatacaattaaaaatgctcataaaacataaaccaaacgttgcaggtggtcatttctttatgcgcagtgataaactcggcactctgaagcacccaagagcgctttttactttgccaacctaaccagagtgacgggagaggcaccatccagaaaacgtgctcagctcgtcgagaaaatgcgatttaagcaataaaactaaaaatgcttataaaacataaaccaaacgttgcaggtggtcatttctgcatgcgcagtgataaactgggcactctgaagcccccaagagcactttttactatgccaacctaaccagagtgacgggagaggcaccatccagaaaacgtgctcagctcgtcgagaaaatgcgatataagcaataaaacaaaaaatgcttataaaacataaaccaaacgttgcaggtggtcatttctgcatgcgcagtgataaacccggcactctgaagcacccaagagcgctttttactagaaatagtgctcagctcgtcgagaaaatgcgctctaagcaatacaattaaaaatgctcataaaacataaaccaaacgttgcaggtggtcatttctttatgtgcagtgataaactcggcactctgaagcacccaagagcgctttttactttgccaacctaaccagagtgacgggagaggcaccatccagaaaacgtgctcagctcgtcgagaaaatgcgatttaagcaataaaactaaaaatgcttataaaacataaaccaaacgttgcaggtggtcatttctgcatgcacagtgataaactgggcactctgaagcccccaagagcgcttcttactatgccaacctaaccagagtgacgggagaggcaccatccagaaaacgtgctcagctcgtcgagaaaatgcgatttaagcaataaaacaaaaaatgcttataaaacataaaccaaacgttgcaggtggtcatttctgcatgcgcagtgatgaacccggcactctgaagcacccaagagcgctttttactagaaatagtgctcagctcgtcgagaaaatgcgctctaagcaatacaattaaaaatgctcataaaacataaaccaaacgttgcaggtggtcatttctttatgtgcagtgataaactcggcactctgaagcacccaagagcgctttttactttgccaacctaaccagagtgacgggagaggcaccatccagaaaacgtgctcagctcgtcgagaaaatgcgatttaagcaataaaactaaaaatgcttataaaacataaaccaaacgttgcaggtggtcatttctgcatgcgcagtgataaactgggcactctgaagcccccaagagcgctttttactatgccaacctaaccagagtgacgggagaggcaccatccagaaaacgtgctcagctcgtcgagaaaatgcgatttaagcaataaaacaaaaaatgcttataaaacataaaccaaacgttgcaggtggtcatttctgcatgcgcagtgataaacccggcactctgaagcacctaagagcgctttttactagaaatagtgctcagctcgtcgagaaaatgcgctctaagcaatacaattaaaaatgctcataaaacataaaccaaacgttgcaggtggtcatttctttatgtgcagtgataaactcggcactctgaagcacccaagagcgctttttactttgccaacctaaccagagtgacgggagaggcaccatccagaaaacgtgctcagctcgtcgagaaaatgcgatttaagcaataaaactaaaaatgcttataaaacataaaccaaacgttgcaggtggtcatttctgcatgcgcagtgataaactgggcactctgaagcccccaagagcgctttttactatgccaacctaaccagagtgacgggagaggcaccatccagaaaacgtgctcagctcgtcgagaaaatgcgatttaagcaataaaacaaaaaatgcttataaaacataaaccaaacgttgcaggtggtcatttctgcatgcgcagtgataaacccggcactctgaagcacccaagagcgctttttactagaaatagtgctcagctcgtcgagaaaatgcgctctaagcaatacaattaaaaatgctcataaaacataaaccaaacgttgcaggtggtcatttctttatgtgcagtgataaactcggcactctgaagcacccaagagcgctttttactttgccaacctaaccagagtgacgggagaggcaccatccagaaaacgtgctcagctcgtcgagaaaatgcgatttaaagcaataaaactaaaaatgcttataaaacataaaccaaacgttgcaggtggtcatttctgcatgcgcagtgataaactgggcactctgaagcccccaagagcgctttttactatgccaacctaaccagagtgacgggagaggcaccatccagaaaacgtgctcagctcgtcgagaaaatgcgatttaagcaataaaacaaaaaatgcttataaaacataaaccaaacgttgcaggtggtcatttctgcatgcgcagtgataaacccggcactctgaagcacccaagagcgctttttactagaaatagtgctcagctcgtcgagaaaatgcgctctaagcaatacaattaaaaatgctcataaaacataaaccaaacgttgcaggtggtcatttctttatgtgcagtgataaactcggcactatgaagcacccaagagcgctttttactttgccaacctaaccagagtgacgggagaggcaccatccagaaaacgtgctcagctcgtcgagaaaatgcgatttaagcaataaaactaaaaatgcttataaaacataaaccaaacgttgcaggtggtcatttctgcatgcgcagtgataaactgggcactctgaagcacccaagagcgctttttactatgccaacctaaccagagtgacgggagaggcaccatccagaaaacgtgctcagctcgtcgagaaaatgcgatttaagcaataaaacaaaaaatgcttataaaacataaaccaaacgttgcaggtggtcatttctgcatgcgcagtgataaacccggcactctgaagcacccaagagcgctttttactagaaatagtgctcagctcgtcgagaaaatgcgctctaagcaatacaattaaaaatgctcataaaacataaaccaaacgttgcaggtggtcatttctttatgtgcagtgataaactcggcactctgaagcacccaagagcgctttttactttgccaacctaaccagagtgacgggagaggcaccatccagaaaacgtgctcagctcgtcgagaaaatgcgatttaagcaataaaactaaaaatgcttataaaacataaaccaaacgttgcaggtggtcatttctgcatgcgcagtgataaactgggcactctgaagcccccaagagcgctttttactatgccaacctaaccagagtgacgggagaggcaccatccagaaaacgtgctcagctcgtcgagaaaatgcgatttaagcaataaaacaaaaaatgcttataaaacataaaccaaacgttgcaggtggtcatttctgcatgcgcagtgatgaacccggcactctgaagcacccaagagcgctttttactagaaatagtgctcagctcgtcgagaaaatgcgctctaagcaatacaattaaaaatgctcataaaacataaaccaaacgttgcaggtggtcatttctttatgtgcagtgataaacccggcactctgaagcacccaagagcgctttttactagaaatagtgctcagctcgtcgagaaaatgcgctctaagcaatacaattaaaaatgctcataaaacataaaccaaacgttgcaggtggtcatttctttatgtgcagtgataaactcggcactctgaagcacccaagagcgctttttactttgccaacctaaccagagtgacgggagaggcaccatccagaaaacgtgctcagctcgtcgagaaaatgcgatttaagcaataaaactaaaaatgcttataaaacataaaccaaacgttgcaggttgtcatttcttcatgcgcagtgataaactccgcactctgaaggacccaagagcgctttttactatgccaacttaaccacagtgacgtgaggcgaccgggcgcggacgctaactcacgcccggcaagagcgctcggaaggcggataggctttcacggaagccccgtcagcaggtccgcgggccatttagggtcccataagtgaccgtgcgcggtctctaactcacgaccggcaggagtgctcggagggcggataggctttcacggaggtaccgccagccggtccgcgggctatttagggtcccataactgaccgggcgcggtctcaaacccacgcccggcaggagtgctcggagggcggataggcattcacggaagtcccgccagccggtccgcgggctatttagggtcccataaccgaccgggcgcggtctcaaactcaggcccggcaggagtactcggagggcggataggcattcacggaagtcccgccagccggtccgcgggctatttagggtcccataactgaccgggcgcggtctcaaactcaggcccggcaggagtgctcggagggcggataggcattcacggaggtcccgccagccggtccgcgggctatttagggtcccataactgaccgggcgcggtctctaacccacgcccggcaggagtgctcggagggcggataggcattcacggaggtcccgccagccggtccgcgggccattcagggtcccatacatgaccgggcgcggtctctaacccacgcccggcgggagtgctcggagggcggataggcatccacggacgtcccgccagccggtccgcgggccattcagggtcccatacatgaccgggcgcggtctcgaactcaggcccggcaggagtgctcggagggcggataggcattcacggaggtaccgccagcaggtccgcgggccatttagggtcccataagtgaccgggcgcggtctcgaactcacgcccggcaggagtgctcggagggcggataggctttcacggtggtaccgccagccggtccgcgggccatttagggtcccataagtgaccgggcgcggtctctaacccacgcccggcaggagtgctcggagggcggacaggctttcacggagctcccgccagcaggtccgcgggccatttagggtcccataagtgaccgggcgcggtctcgaactcacgcccggcaggagtgctcggagggcggataggctttcacggtggtaccgccagccggtccgcgggccatttagggtcccataagtgaccgggcgcggtctctaacccacgcccggcaggagtgctcggagggctgacaggctttcacggagctcccgccagccggtccgcgggccaaatagggtcccataagggaccgggggcggacgctaaaccacgcactcaactcggcactctgaagcacccaagagcgctttttactagaaaacgtgctcagctcgtcgagaaaatgcgatttaagcaataaaactaaaaatgcttataaaacataaaccaaacgttgcaggtggtcatttctgcatgcgcagtgataaactgggcactctgaagcccccaagagcactttttactatgccaacctaaccagagtgacgggagaggcaccatccagaaaacgtgctcagctcgtcgagaaaatgcgatttaagcaataaaacaaaaaatgcttataaaaca containing:
- the LOC119119355 gene encoding uncharacterized protein LOC119119355, giving the protein MTQTEGQKNELMCPLVTTPGGQHYEPMVLRDVTAMMEKMPPLHRGGKVWLNKFLALMSGQSCTLGDMRQTLAGACSLVQLQAIEEAAGTARLGREVPLPQVAAPLFENIKLTFPQPTDLAPTMFPYDVKMSPAQHYVTCVESWIETTGRHPALSPEAEVLFRTALVDGLPPDVKQQLMSDPDILVCAEARFKRHLLYHCRTFTESQAKVENETDALSKQLLKLQLAKMHGEAKQSKSQKKDLFEEIEGHMWDLTSSCILIGKEGVAAATELTPEQMQWFKMTEKGVPHISLALAPGHEARQLGSMVKHLLLQTDWRKTHIPNLYWSESQKAYQIKQPMVDSGLLEMMLVSRTHGRELTDHEDAEVMLAALPDTLWSQGPFDVGFCHSMAPIDLQMDETQPIKRPQYRWPSEADQGMEDTLCGLWDAGVLEVSCSEWNTPLRPVQKADGKTWRMAHDLRAVNDVTITPVLPVPDPHRILASLNPAYQWFTVIDLANAFFCLPLSPSVRHVFAFTYKGMKLQYTRMPQGFKNSPGLFNQVLKELLEPCQMPDGTLLLQYVDDLLIAAKDEQTCLEGTKKVLLWLGEKGFKVSRKKLQCCRQQVTFLGRVLTPSGLAMSPEHRSSILRHPRPATVQEMLSFLGLCGYSRHYIPCFADKTGVLRALIREQGARNLRACLVWTPEAAEVFVSLVQELASAAALATPDYTLPFHLDVSISGKVVNGALYQKMQHGRAVLMYCSVPLDNIEQRQPDCSRYAAGLAKVLLKTAHTVMGHPVYVLTDHAVSSFVASAAFTLTPLRQTRLLKILTAPNVNYVHSGVNMADQLLVGPHECASKVQTVAKVRPDLYSTPLGHGRVVFTDGCCWRDRMGSLHAAAAAVEWRDGSFQPLKVMKLNTHPSAQAAEVFALVLALRQCKGEAVTIYSDSAYAVSAALLDLVGWLQNGFTTARGSEIAHKDLMLHLFEALKYPSEVAIVKVPGHSKADTLVARGNRAADELAKQTAGPLVVVW